One window from the genome of Commensalibacter oyaizuii encodes:
- a CDS encoding DUF883 family protein: MNKDIKNTVKEVSDKVDDAVDKTKDVAKEAAEKTKDTAEKAKDTAKDTAEKAKDGLKDLKDKAKDHLGDAKDTVEDFAGVAEDEFNRLYGEDGKLESVVNFVRDRPILSVSIAAFIGFIMTKIVKSRCKHCK; the protein is encoded by the coding sequence ATGAATAAAGATATTAAAAATACCGTTAAAGAAGTCAGCGATAAAGTGGATGATGCCGTTGACAAAACCAAGGACGTAGCTAAAGAAGCAGCTGAAAAAACCAAAGATACAGCTGAAAAAGCTAAAGACACAGCAAAAGATACAGCTGAAAAAGCAAAAGATGGTTTGAAAGATTTAAAAGACAAAGCCAAAGATCATCTTGGTGATGCAAAAGACACAGTTGAAGATTTTGCTGGGGTTGCAGAAGATGAATTTAATCGCTTGTATGGCGAAGATGGCAAGTTAGAATCGGTTGTAAATTTTGTTCGCGATCGTCCTATTCTTTCAGTTAGCATTGCAGCCTTTATTGGTTTTATTATGACAAAAATTGTAAAAAGCCGCTGCAAACACTGTAAGTAA
- a CDS encoding efflux RND transporter periplasmic adaptor subunit, with protein MSPTPSSPNSNPSDQPSSQNYRWVKRIFLLLAIIVIVIIAYRSIYSFISKPSEETHDRAKPVAVASITNTDVPIIFTELGTVIPIANITVPARISGYLQHVYFTEGQMVKKGDLLALIDPRPYEALKAQYEGTLHSDMALLKQARLDNARYQKLLKQNSIAPMTAQDQEYKVAQLEAQIKTDKALIKQQELNLMYCYIRATADGRIGIRQVDAGNYVTEGQSGGLATLTQMTPISVILTIPENRLSIVLDGLKKYKSLNVEAWNSDNTKKLAIGSTSVLDSQIDTSTGTVRLRAIFPNAQWELFPNQFVNAHLLVDTLHDVLTIPNNAIQTGPDGSFVYVVQPDSTVKLQNIKTGYNDGEHTVVVSGLKLHDKVVTDGIDQLRNGAKIVVPQSPKNTQKNNP; from the coding sequence ATGTCGCCGACCCCCTCTTCTCCTAATTCTAACCCTTCAGATCAGCCTTCTTCCCAAAATTATCGATGGGTTAAAAGAATTTTTTTATTACTTGCTATTATAGTCATCGTTATTATTGCTTATCGTTCAATTTATTCCTTTATTTCCAAACCCAGCGAAGAAACACACGATCGTGCCAAGCCTGTCGCAGTTGCGTCAATTACCAATACTGATGTTCCTATTATCTTTACAGAACTAGGAACCGTTATTCCTATTGCTAACATTACCGTTCCAGCAAGGATTTCCGGTTATCTACAACACGTCTATTTTACCGAAGGACAGATGGTTAAAAAGGGTGACTTATTGGCATTGATTGATCCCCGCCCTTATGAAGCACTAAAAGCCCAATACGAAGGCACCTTACACTCTGATATGGCACTGCTTAAACAAGCAAGACTTGATAATGCGCGATATCAAAAACTGCTAAAACAAAACAGTATCGCCCCAATGACTGCACAAGATCAAGAGTATAAAGTAGCCCAGCTTGAAGCTCAAATTAAAACAGATAAGGCATTGATTAAACAACAAGAACTGAACTTGATGTATTGCTATATTCGCGCCACTGCAGATGGTCGTATTGGTATTCGTCAAGTTGATGCGGGAAACTATGTTACTGAAGGGCAAAGTGGTGGTCTAGCAACTTTAACACAAATGACCCCAATTTCAGTAATACTAACCATTCCAGAAAACAGATTAAGTATAGTTTTGGACGGATTAAAGAAATATAAAAGTTTAAATGTCGAAGCATGGAACAGCGATAATACTAAAAAGTTAGCTATCGGATCGACCAGTGTTTTAGACAGCCAAATAGATACTTCAACAGGTACTGTACGTTTACGGGCTATCTTTCCAAATGCTCAGTGGGAATTATTTCCAAATCAATTTGTCAATGCCCATTTACTTGTTGATACATTACACGATGTTTTAACCATTCCAAATAACGCTATCCAAACAGGACCAGACGGATCTTTTGTTTACGTTGTGCAACCAGATTCAACAGTTAAACTGCAAAATATTAAAACAGGGTATAATGATGGCGAACATACGGTCGTTGTATCAGGGTTAAAACTGCATGACAAAGTTGTAACAGATGGTATCGATCAATTGCGTAACGGGGCAAAAATTGTCGTGCCACAATCGCCCAAAAATACTCAAAAAAATAATCCCTAA
- a CDS encoding efflux RND transporter permease subunit, producing MNPSRLFILRPVATTLLMLAILICGILGYRFLPLSALPDVDYPTIVVTTFYPGASPEVMMTSVTAPLETQLGKMPGLDEMTSKSSGGASVITLRFNLTMSMDVAAQQVQEAINQANSLLPSDLPTPPVYAKVNPADTPIFTLGITSTTLPLTDVEDYVNTRLAAKISQISGVGLVTLSGGQRKAFRVQMNVPKLTSYGIDLDSVRTTIGNVNVNSPTGSFDGSQRSVTLQVNGQIQNTDQLLNQIIAYNNGGPIRLKDVAKVVQGPENTQLQAWANKTPALILNVQRQPSANVIAVVDNIKAILPQLENSLPSGISIIPLTDRTTTIRASIHDVKLELLFSIILVISVIFIFLKNISATIIPSLSVPLSIVGTAAIMYLLGFSLDNLSLMALTIATGFVVDDAIVMIENISRYIEMGEDRMTAALKGSEEIGFTIISLTISLIAVLIPLLFMGDVIGRLFYEFAVTLSVTIIISAIVSLTLVPMLCARMLQEHNSEQKEHFFDRIIHKVIQAYDKGLQFVFRHQPATLAVTFASLLLTIGLAYYIPKGFFPEQDNGILQGMSVMSQTSSLQAVSKKQQQLADVILKDPDVVSISSFIGIDGQNMTVNQGRFLINLKPRHDRSETAAEIAQRIIKASQKVIGTKLYLQPVQDLSLETSFTATQYQFLLENPDYNQFKIWVPRIIERLKKEPILTDVTSDLLAEGLVANVILDRATGARYSITPQTIDNVLYDSFGQRQISTIYTQSNQYRIILEADPKFQKQIKSLSQLYLPGISGNSSSDNTSGPTRKPTAGLVPLLGVTRVENGTAPLLITHFKQFPATTISFNIVKHASLGEATRTINKIEKELNLPSSFVTNFQGIAAAFEKSLKNELFLVIAAVVAVYIVLGILYESFIHPITILSTLPSAAIGALFALWIDGSNLDIMGIIGIVLLIGIVKKNAIMMIDFALEAERKEHKTPLEAIHQAALLRFRPILMTTLAAMLAAVPMMVGTGTGSELRHPLGVCIFWGLVASQLLTLFTIPVVYLYMEKFSLWTRKRVVSKYRQKQLERRAGQ from the coding sequence ATGAATCCTTCACGCCTTTTTATCCTGCGCCCTGTAGCAACAACCCTACTCATGCTTGCTATTTTAATATGCGGGATATTAGGCTACAGATTTTTACCCTTGTCTGCATTACCAGATGTTGATTACCCAACCATAGTCGTTACAACTTTTTATCCAGGTGCCAGCCCAGAGGTAATGATGACCTCTGTTACCGCTCCTTTGGAAACTCAATTGGGAAAAATGCCTGGCTTGGATGAAATGACATCTAAATCTTCAGGCGGTGCATCGGTTATTACCCTTCGTTTCAACCTAACCATGTCAATGGATGTCGCAGCCCAACAAGTACAAGAAGCAATCAACCAAGCCAACAGCTTACTTCCTTCTGATCTGCCAACCCCCCCCGTATATGCCAAGGTAAACCCAGCCGACACCCCTATTTTTACACTGGGGATTACTTCTACAACCCTACCACTTACCGATGTTGAAGACTATGTTAACACACGTCTAGCAGCAAAAATCAGTCAGATTTCAGGGGTTGGTCTTGTTACCCTATCAGGGGGACAACGTAAAGCATTTCGTGTTCAGATGAATGTACCAAAGCTAACTTCTTATGGTATTGATCTGGATAGCGTAAGAACAACAATTGGTAATGTAAATGTTAACTCTCCAACAGGCAGTTTTGATGGCTCACAACGTTCAGTAACATTGCAGGTTAATGGACAAATTCAAAATACAGATCAATTATTAAATCAAATCATTGCCTATAATAATGGTGGGCCAATTCGTCTGAAAGATGTTGCCAAAGTCGTCCAAGGCCCCGAAAATACCCAATTACAGGCTTGGGCTAACAAAACACCGGCTTTGATTTTAAACGTTCAGCGTCAACCCAGTGCAAATGTCATTGCCGTTGTTGATAATATCAAGGCAATTCTGCCTCAACTGGAAAATTCTTTACCTTCTGGTATTTCTATTATTCCCTTAACCGATCGCACGACCACCATTCGTGCATCCATTCATGACGTAAAACTAGAACTGCTTTTTTCCATTATTCTGGTTATCAGTGTTATCTTCATTTTCTTAAAGAACATTTCTGCCACGATTATTCCCAGCCTTTCTGTTCCACTGTCAATCGTTGGAACAGCTGCAATTATGTATTTACTTGGGTTTTCTCTGGATAACTTGTCTTTAATGGCCTTAACCATTGCAACAGGCTTTGTTGTTGACGATGCCATTGTTATGATTGAAAATATCAGCCGTTATATCGAAATGGGCGAAGATCGTATGACCGCAGCATTGAAAGGATCGGAGGAAATTGGTTTTACAATTATTTCCTTAACAATCTCTTTGATTGCTGTTCTGATCCCTCTTTTGTTTATGGGGGATGTTATTGGACGCCTATTTTATGAATTTGCTGTAACTTTATCAGTAACTATCATTATTTCAGCCATTGTTTCCTTGACGTTGGTGCCCATGTTATGTGCCAGAATGCTGCAAGAACACAATTCTGAGCAAAAAGAACATTTCTTTGATCGTATTATTCATAAAGTTATTCAAGCATATGATAAAGGGTTACAATTCGTTTTCAGACATCAGCCTGCCACCTTAGCTGTTACCTTTGCTTCGTTACTGCTGACAATCGGCCTTGCATACTATATTCCAAAGGGATTTTTCCCTGAACAAGATAATGGAATTTTACAAGGTATGTCTGTTATGTCCCAGACATCATCTTTGCAAGCAGTCTCTAAAAAACAGCAACAATTAGCAGATGTTATTCTAAAAGACCCCGACGTTGTCAGTATATCGTCTTTCATTGGAATTGATGGGCAAAACATGACTGTCAATCAAGGGCGCTTTTTGATCAATCTTAAACCCCGTCACGACCGCAGTGAAACCGCAGCAGAAATCGCACAGAGAATTATCAAAGCCTCTCAAAAAGTCATTGGAACAAAACTATATCTGCAACCTGTGCAAGATCTATCTTTAGAAACTTCATTCACCGCAACACAGTATCAATTCTTGTTGGAAAATCCTGATTATAATCAGTTTAAAATCTGGGTTCCTAGAATTATTGAAAGATTAAAAAAAGAACCGATTTTAACAGACGTAACCTCTGACCTATTGGCAGAAGGATTGGTTGCAAACGTAATTTTAGATCGTGCAACAGGGGCACGTTATTCAATTACCCCTCAAACAATTGACAACGTATTGTATGATTCATTTGGCCAACGTCAGATTTCAACAATTTATACGCAATCAAATCAATACCGAATTATTCTAGAAGCAGATCCGAAATTTCAAAAGCAAATCAAATCTCTAAGTCAGCTTTATTTACCAGGAATCAGCGGGAATTCTTCCTCTGATAATACCAGTGGCCCAACCCGTAAACCCACAGCAGGATTAGTACCACTGCTTGGGGTAACGCGGGTTGAAAATGGCACTGCTCCGCTTTTAATTACACATTTCAAACAATTCCCCGCCACAACTATTTCCTTTAATATTGTCAAGCATGCATCTTTGGGTGAAGCGACACGAACGATTAACAAAATTGAAAAAGAATTAAATTTACCCAGCAGTTTTGTTACCAATTTCCAAGGAATTGCCGCAGCTTTTGAAAAAAGTCTTAAAAATGAGCTTTTTCTAGTAATCGCAGCGGTCGTTGCTGTCTATATTGTTTTGGGCATTTTATACGAAAGCTTTATCCACCCTATTACCATTTTATCTACGCTACCCTCGGCCGCTATTGGTGCTTTGTTTGCTTTATGGATTGATGGCAGTAATTTAGATATTATGGGTATCATCGGAATTGTTTTGTTGATTGGTATTGTCAAAAAAAATGCCATTATGATGATCGATTTTGCACTGGAAGCCGAAAGAAAAGAACATAAAACCC